One genomic segment of Mangifera indica cultivar Alphonso chromosome 6, CATAS_Mindica_2.1, whole genome shotgun sequence includes these proteins:
- the LOC123218297 gene encoding uncharacterized protein LOC123218297 isoform X3, translating to MERNFGKGTMNQAKNYEQVRYTNVETRNEGPGSANQRFLHDPSSNINTNIRPPDHTLSVGARPPVLNYSIQTGEEFSLEFMRERVIPRQHIVPNAYGDFNNPPVSMGLLGMLGISHTGPESGSDVTMLNTAETSHGQEFGRKGSSAHEDRGYYDSVHSVSHTLSRNEVSQGVHGYTSSGGADCSSTKVKFLCSFGGKILPRPIDGKLRYVGGETRIIRLSKDISWQELMQKALAIYSETHTLKYQLPGEDLDALVSVSCDEDLLNMMEEFNVLENRGQQKPRMFLFSSRDLEDAQFGLENMEVDSEIQYVVAVNGMDLGSRKSSIALASTSQNNLDELLGLNVERETGRAAAELAGASTTTLTLSVPASTIQSSQPGLVSSSSAYQLNSQPYQGLKMHHGEASQHISSTLHSTESFPLIDVKGSTLLSAPLQYDYGSNLAIHGENSGPMPLYGQLDQPLAKELVHGGFRAEDQEVFLKEAKLKKVGSAPKINEPEKISPLDKEASIKDPKTKRDSLLAKINETEKIRISEKEHVVSSHPHTTVSGHIPREEVSIDSSADIGSLPLPSKSNKKAQEPIQNPVPPEALNEGRKNNDDDCFYAIDGVFTSGYSDVEAGPTEFGYLEPSVIPQRVYHSERIPREQAEMSRLSKSDDSFGCQYLIPQAHGDCSQPIAESVDKLHESSMASHTEQSVTSAKKLYTIPQSVEAELAQLRTPKVVADKMNKTNSNISEGMLESNLEKSEPRQVVPTSLVDHEVTRIKDIYKEHTVSDKEAAGMKHPTASHGTHSKHLKDSISKPSEYEWSDITEKINNGNEREGHAQPFAQIENPVRTGPLRDSSVGVGHSEQGDILIDINDRFPHDFLTDMFSKARISENLAGMSPMHGDGPVASWNVENRDPKRWSYFRNLAQDEFSRKDVSLMDQDHPGLAHPLTNIKEGTPADYSYPPLQPDGSAMTQNELHINVGEDIQRESSSTVRPNTMDMRQDNMHSHLQGDQSVHLQGMNGRIPESEYEEGRLDLPSTSAHFVDLGLGDFDISTLQIIKNEDLEELIELGSGTFGTVYHGKWRGTDVAIKRIKKSCFTGRSSEQERLTVEFWREAEILSKLHHPNVVAFYGVVQDGPGGTLATVAEFMVNGSLRHVLLSKDRQLDRRKRLIIAMDAAFGMEYLHSKNIVHFDLKCDNLLVNLKDPLRPICKVGDFGLSKIKRNTLVTGGVRGTLPWMAPELLNGSSSKVSEKVDVFSFGIVLWEILTGEEPYANMHYGAIIGGIVNNTLRPLVPSSCDYEWRLLMEQCWAPDPVARPSFTEIARRLRVMSAACQTKSHAQNQVAK from the exons ATGGAGAGAAATTTCGGAAAAGGTACAATGAATCAGGCAAAAAATTACGAACAGGTTCGATACACTAATGTTGAAACTAGAAATGAGGGACCTGGTTCAGCAAATCAAAGGTTTCTCCATGACCCCTCTAGTAATATCAACACTAACATCCGACCTCCAGATCACACACTGTCTGTGGGAGCTAGACCACCTGTGCTGAACTACTCCATTCAGACTGGTGAGGAGTTTTCTTTAGAATTTATGCGGGAAAGGGTGATTCCTAGGCAGCACATTGTTCCAAATGCTTATGGTGATTTTAACAATCCACCTGTTTCTATGGGTCTGCTGGGAATGTTAGGAATTTCTCATACTGGTCCGGAGAGTGGGTCTGATGTCACAATGCTTAATACAGCAGAGACAAGCCATGGTCAGGAGTTTGGGAGAAAGGGATCTTCTGCACACGAAGACAGAGGTTATTATGATTCCGTACATTCAGTGTCACACACCTTATCGAGAAACGAAGTGAGTCAAGGGGTTCATGGTTATACCTCTTCAGGAGGTGCTGATTGCTCATCAACCAAGGTGAAGTTCCTCTGCAGctttggtgggaaaattttGCCTCGTCCCATTGATGGAAAGCTTCGGTATGTGGGAGGAGAAACACGTATTATCCGGTTAAGTAAAGATATCTCATGGCAGGAGCTTATGCAGAAAGCTTTGGCAATATATAGTGAAACACATACATTAAAATATCAACTTCCTGGCGAGGATCTTGATGCATTGGTTTCTGTATCCTGTGATGAGGATCTGTTGAACATGATGGAAGAATTTAATGTATTAGAAAACAGGGGACAACAGAAACCTCGTATGTTTCTATTTTCTAGTAGAGATCTAGAGGATGCTCAGTTTGGTCTGGAAAACATGGAGGTTGATTCTGAGATTCAATATGTTGTTGCTGTTAATGGTATGGACCTAGGATCACGAAAAAGCTCAATTGCTTTAGCAAGCACTTCACAAAATAATTTGGATGAGTTGCTTGGTCTAAATGTTGAAAGGGAAACTGGTCGAGCTGCAGCTGAATTGGCTGGTGCTAGCACCACAACTTTGACGTTAAGTGTACCTGCGTCTACAATTCAATCTTCTCAACCAGGGCTGGTAAGTTCCTCAAGTGCTTATCAGTTGAATTCACAGCCTTATCAGGGACTGAAAATGCACCATGGGGAAGCTAGCCAGCATATATCATCCACTTTGCACTCTACAGAGAGCTTCCCCCTGATAGATGTGAAGGGCAGCACTCTTTTATCTGCTCCACTGCAATATGACTATGGTTCAAACTTAGCAATACACGGAGAAAATTCAGGCCCCATGCCTCTCTATGGACAACTGGATCAACCTTTGGCTAAAGAGCTGGTGCATGGTGGCTTCCGTGCTGAAGATCAGGAAGTATTTCTGAAGGAGGCTAAACTCAAAAAAGTCGGATCAGCTCCTAAAATAAATGAACCTGAGAAGATTTCCCCCCTGGATAAGGAAGCATCAATAAAGGATCCAAAAACGAAAAGAGATAGCTTGCTGGCAAAGATTAATGAAAcggaaaaaattcgaatttctgAAAAAGAGCATGTTGTTTCTTCACACCCTCATACTACTGTTTCAGGCCATATTCCTAGGGAAGAGGTATCAATTGATTCATCTGCAGACATAGGTTCACTGCCATTGCCctcaaaaagtaataaaaaggCTCAAGAACCTATACAGAACCCTGTGCCACCTGAGGCTTTAAATGAGGGGAGGAAGAACAATGATGATGACTGTTTTTATGCAATTGATGGAGTTTTTACGTCTGGATATAGTGATGTGGAGGCTGGGCCTACTGAATTTGGCTACCTTGAACCATCTGTGATTCCTCAGAGGGTTTATCATTCTGAGCGAATTCCAAGAGAGCAGGCCGAAATGAGCCGTTTGTCAAAATCTGATGATTCCTTTGGCTGTCAGTATCTGATTCCTCAAGCACATGGGGATTGTTCTCAACCAATTGCAGAATCCGTTGATAAATTGCACGAAAGCAGTATGGCTTCCCATACTGAGCAGTCTGTTACATCTGCCAAAAAGCTGTATACAATTCCTCAGTCAGTTGAAGCTGAACTTGCTCAATTAAGAACTCCTAAAGTAGTTGCTGATAAAATGAATAAGACAAATTCCAACATTTCAGAAGGCATGCTTGAGTCAAATTTAGAGAAATCTGAACCAAGGCAGGTGGTTCCAACTTCTTTGGTTGATCATGAAGTAACTAGaatcaaagatatatataaagagcACACTGTCAGTGACAAAGAAGCAGCTGGTATGAAACATCCTACAGCAAGTCATGGAACTCATAGTAAGCATCTGAAAGATTCCATTTCGAAACCATCAGAATATGAATGGAGTGATattacagaaaaaattaacaatggAAATGAACGTGAGGGGCATGCACAGCCTTTTGCACAAATAGAAAATCCAGTTAGAACTGGTCCTTTAAGGGATTCCAGTGTTGGTGTTGGCCATAGTGAGCAGGGGGACATACTTATTGACATCAATGACCGATTTCCTCATGATTTCCTAACTGATATGTTCTCAAAAGCAAGAATCTCTGAAAACCTTGCTGGTATGAGTCCGATGCATGGAGATGGGCCAGTTGCAAGCTGGAATGTTGAGAATCGTGATCCTAAGCGGTGGTCATATTTCCGGAACCTGGCTCAAGATGAGTTTTCTAGAAAAGATGTTTCCCTTATGGACCAAGATCACCCGGGTCTCGCTCATCCACTTACAAATATCAAGGAGGGAACTCCTGCTGATTACAGCTATCCCCCTTTACAGCCTGATGGAAGTGCAATGACTCAAAATGAATTGCATATCAATGTTGGTGAGGACATTCAGCGAGAGTCATCTAGTACTGTTAGACCCAATACCATGGATATGCGTCAAGATAACATGCATTCTCATCTCCAGGGTGATCAAAGTGTGCATTTACAGGGCATGAACGGTAGAATACCAGAGTCAGAATATGAG GAGGGGAGGCTGGATCTCCCCAGTACCAGTGCACATTTTGTTGATCTTGGTTTGGGAGATTTTGATATCAGTACGTTGCAG attataaaaaatgaagatctGGAAGAGCTTATAGAACTGGGTTCTGGCACTTTTGGGACTGTTTACCATGGGAAATGGAGAGGAACAGATGTTGCCATTAAGCGAATAAAAAAGAGCTGTTTTACTGGTCGTTCATCTGAGCAAGAACGATTG ACTGTGGAGTTCTGGCGTGAAGCTGAAATTCTTTCAAAGCTTCACCATCCAAATGTGGTGGCCTTCTATGGTGTGGTGCAGGATGGACCGGGAGGAACACTGGCCACTGTGGCAGAATTCATGGTGAATGGTTCTCTAAGACATGTTTTACTTAGCAAGGACAG GCAGCTTGATCGCCGGAAGAGGCTCATTATTGCAATGGATGCAGCATTTGGAATGGAATATTTACATTCAAAGAATATTGtacattttgatttgaaatgtgACAATTTGCTTGTCAACTTGAAAGATCCTTTACGACCCATTTGCAAG GTTGGCGATTTTGGCTTGTCAAAGATTAAAAGAAATACCTTGGTTACTGGTGGTGTGAGGGGAACCCTTCCTTGGATGGCTCCAGAGCTCTTGAATGGTAGCAGTAGCAAGGTTTCTGAAAAG GTTGATGTGTTCTCTTTTGGAATTGTCCTTTGGGAGATTCTCACTGGTGAGGAGCCTTATGCCAATATGCATTATGGAGCGATCATAG GAGGTATTGTCAATAACACTTTGAGGCCCCTGGTTCCAAGCTCCTGTGACTATGAATGGAGATTACTAATGGAACAATGTTGGGCTCCAGATCCCGTGGCACGCCCATCATTTACAGAGATAGCTAGACGATTACGGGTTATGTCTGCAGCATGCCAGACTAAATCACATGCACAGAATCAGGTAGCCAAGTAA
- the LOC123218297 gene encoding uncharacterized protein LOC123218297 isoform X1 yields MERNFGKGTMNQAKNYEQVRYTNVETRNEGPGSANQRFLHDPSSNINTNIRPPDHTLSVGARPPVLNYSIQTGEEFSLEFMRERVIPRQHIVPNAYGDFNNPPVSMGLLGMLGISHTGPESGSDVTMLNTAETSHGQEFGRKGSSAHEDRGYYDSVHSVSHTLSRNEVSQGVHGYTSSGGADCSSTKVKFLCSFGGKILPRPIDGKLRYVGGETRIIRLSKDISWQELMQKALAIYSETHTLKYQLPGEDLDALVSVSCDEDLLNMMEEFNVLENRGQQKPRMFLFSSRDLEDAQFGLENMEVDSEIQYVVAVNGMDLGSRKSSIALASTSQNNLDELLGLNVERETGRAAAELAGASTTTLTLSVPASTIQSSQPGLVSSSSAYQLNSQPYQGLKMHHGEASQHISSTLHSTESFPLIDVKGSTLLSAPLQYDYGSNLAIHGENSGPMPLYGQLDQPLAKELVHGGFRAEDQEVFLKEAKLKKVGSAPKINEPEKISPLDKEASIKDPKTKRDSLLAKINETEKIRISEKEHVVSSHPHTTVSGHIPREEVSIDSSADIGSLPLPSKSNKKAQEPIQNPVPPEALNEGRKNNDDDCFYAIDGVFTSGYSDVEAGPTEFGYLEPSVIPQRVYHSERIPREQAEMSRLSKSDDSFGCQYLIPQAHGDCSQPIAESVDKLHESSMASHTEQSVTSAKKLYTIPQSVEAELAQLRTPKVVADKMNKTNSNISEGMLESNLEKSEPRQVVPTSLVDHEVTRIKDIYKEHTVSDKEAAGMKHPTASHGTHSKHLKDSISKPSEYEWSDITEKINNGNEREGHAQPFAQIENPVRTGPLRDSSVGVGHSEQGDILIDINDRFPHDFLTDMFSKARISENLAGMSPMHGDGPVASWNVENRDPKRWSYFRNLAQDEFSRKDVSLMDQDHPGLAHPLTNIKEGTPADYSYPPLQPDGSAMTQNELHINVGEDIQRESSSTVRPNTMDMRQDNMHSHLQGDQSVHLQGMNGRIPESEYEEGRLDLPSTSAHFVDLGLGDFDISTLQEGRLDLPSTSAHFVDLGLGDFDISTLQIIKNEDLEELIELGSGTFGTVYHGKWRGTDVAIKRIKKSCFTGRSSEQERLTVEFWREAEILSKLHHPNVVAFYGVVQDGPGGTLATVAEFMVNGSLRHVLLSKDRQLDRRKRLIIAMDAAFGMEYLHSKNIVHFDLKCDNLLVNLKDPLRPICKVGDFGLSKIKRNTLVTGGVRGTLPWMAPELLNGSSSKVSEKVDVFSFGIVLWEILTGEEPYANMHYGAIIGGIVNNTLRPLVPSSCDYEWRLLMEQCWAPDPVARPSFTEIARRLRVMSAACQTKSHAQNQVAK; encoded by the exons ATGGAGAGAAATTTCGGAAAAGGTACAATGAATCAGGCAAAAAATTACGAACAGGTTCGATACACTAATGTTGAAACTAGAAATGAGGGACCTGGTTCAGCAAATCAAAGGTTTCTCCATGACCCCTCTAGTAATATCAACACTAACATCCGACCTCCAGATCACACACTGTCTGTGGGAGCTAGACCACCTGTGCTGAACTACTCCATTCAGACTGGTGAGGAGTTTTCTTTAGAATTTATGCGGGAAAGGGTGATTCCTAGGCAGCACATTGTTCCAAATGCTTATGGTGATTTTAACAATCCACCTGTTTCTATGGGTCTGCTGGGAATGTTAGGAATTTCTCATACTGGTCCGGAGAGTGGGTCTGATGTCACAATGCTTAATACAGCAGAGACAAGCCATGGTCAGGAGTTTGGGAGAAAGGGATCTTCTGCACACGAAGACAGAGGTTATTATGATTCCGTACATTCAGTGTCACACACCTTATCGAGAAACGAAGTGAGTCAAGGGGTTCATGGTTATACCTCTTCAGGAGGTGCTGATTGCTCATCAACCAAGGTGAAGTTCCTCTGCAGctttggtgggaaaattttGCCTCGTCCCATTGATGGAAAGCTTCGGTATGTGGGAGGAGAAACACGTATTATCCGGTTAAGTAAAGATATCTCATGGCAGGAGCTTATGCAGAAAGCTTTGGCAATATATAGTGAAACACATACATTAAAATATCAACTTCCTGGCGAGGATCTTGATGCATTGGTTTCTGTATCCTGTGATGAGGATCTGTTGAACATGATGGAAGAATTTAATGTATTAGAAAACAGGGGACAACAGAAACCTCGTATGTTTCTATTTTCTAGTAGAGATCTAGAGGATGCTCAGTTTGGTCTGGAAAACATGGAGGTTGATTCTGAGATTCAATATGTTGTTGCTGTTAATGGTATGGACCTAGGATCACGAAAAAGCTCAATTGCTTTAGCAAGCACTTCACAAAATAATTTGGATGAGTTGCTTGGTCTAAATGTTGAAAGGGAAACTGGTCGAGCTGCAGCTGAATTGGCTGGTGCTAGCACCACAACTTTGACGTTAAGTGTACCTGCGTCTACAATTCAATCTTCTCAACCAGGGCTGGTAAGTTCCTCAAGTGCTTATCAGTTGAATTCACAGCCTTATCAGGGACTGAAAATGCACCATGGGGAAGCTAGCCAGCATATATCATCCACTTTGCACTCTACAGAGAGCTTCCCCCTGATAGATGTGAAGGGCAGCACTCTTTTATCTGCTCCACTGCAATATGACTATGGTTCAAACTTAGCAATACACGGAGAAAATTCAGGCCCCATGCCTCTCTATGGACAACTGGATCAACCTTTGGCTAAAGAGCTGGTGCATGGTGGCTTCCGTGCTGAAGATCAGGAAGTATTTCTGAAGGAGGCTAAACTCAAAAAAGTCGGATCAGCTCCTAAAATAAATGAACCTGAGAAGATTTCCCCCCTGGATAAGGAAGCATCAATAAAGGATCCAAAAACGAAAAGAGATAGCTTGCTGGCAAAGATTAATGAAAcggaaaaaattcgaatttctgAAAAAGAGCATGTTGTTTCTTCACACCCTCATACTACTGTTTCAGGCCATATTCCTAGGGAAGAGGTATCAATTGATTCATCTGCAGACATAGGTTCACTGCCATTGCCctcaaaaagtaataaaaaggCTCAAGAACCTATACAGAACCCTGTGCCACCTGAGGCTTTAAATGAGGGGAGGAAGAACAATGATGATGACTGTTTTTATGCAATTGATGGAGTTTTTACGTCTGGATATAGTGATGTGGAGGCTGGGCCTACTGAATTTGGCTACCTTGAACCATCTGTGATTCCTCAGAGGGTTTATCATTCTGAGCGAATTCCAAGAGAGCAGGCCGAAATGAGCCGTTTGTCAAAATCTGATGATTCCTTTGGCTGTCAGTATCTGATTCCTCAAGCACATGGGGATTGTTCTCAACCAATTGCAGAATCCGTTGATAAATTGCACGAAAGCAGTATGGCTTCCCATACTGAGCAGTCTGTTACATCTGCCAAAAAGCTGTATACAATTCCTCAGTCAGTTGAAGCTGAACTTGCTCAATTAAGAACTCCTAAAGTAGTTGCTGATAAAATGAATAAGACAAATTCCAACATTTCAGAAGGCATGCTTGAGTCAAATTTAGAGAAATCTGAACCAAGGCAGGTGGTTCCAACTTCTTTGGTTGATCATGAAGTAACTAGaatcaaagatatatataaagagcACACTGTCAGTGACAAAGAAGCAGCTGGTATGAAACATCCTACAGCAAGTCATGGAACTCATAGTAAGCATCTGAAAGATTCCATTTCGAAACCATCAGAATATGAATGGAGTGATattacagaaaaaattaacaatggAAATGAACGTGAGGGGCATGCACAGCCTTTTGCACAAATAGAAAATCCAGTTAGAACTGGTCCTTTAAGGGATTCCAGTGTTGGTGTTGGCCATAGTGAGCAGGGGGACATACTTATTGACATCAATGACCGATTTCCTCATGATTTCCTAACTGATATGTTCTCAAAAGCAAGAATCTCTGAAAACCTTGCTGGTATGAGTCCGATGCATGGAGATGGGCCAGTTGCAAGCTGGAATGTTGAGAATCGTGATCCTAAGCGGTGGTCATATTTCCGGAACCTGGCTCAAGATGAGTTTTCTAGAAAAGATGTTTCCCTTATGGACCAAGATCACCCGGGTCTCGCTCATCCACTTACAAATATCAAGGAGGGAACTCCTGCTGATTACAGCTATCCCCCTTTACAGCCTGATGGAAGTGCAATGACTCAAAATGAATTGCATATCAATGTTGGTGAGGACATTCAGCGAGAGTCATCTAGTACTGTTAGACCCAATACCATGGATATGCGTCAAGATAACATGCATTCTCATCTCCAGGGTGATCAAAGTGTGCATTTACAGGGCATGAACGGTAGAATACCAGAGTCAGAATATGAG GAGGGGAGGCTGGATCTCCCCAGTACCAGTGCACATTTTGTTGATCTTGGTTTGGGAGATTTTGATATCAGTACGTTGCAG GAGGGGAGGCTGGATCTCCCCAGTACCAGTGCACATTTTGTTGATCTTGGTTTGGGAGATTTTGATATCAGTACGTTGCAG attataaaaaatgaagatctGGAAGAGCTTATAGAACTGGGTTCTGGCACTTTTGGGACTGTTTACCATGGGAAATGGAGAGGAACAGATGTTGCCATTAAGCGAATAAAAAAGAGCTGTTTTACTGGTCGTTCATCTGAGCAAGAACGATTG ACTGTGGAGTTCTGGCGTGAAGCTGAAATTCTTTCAAAGCTTCACCATCCAAATGTGGTGGCCTTCTATGGTGTGGTGCAGGATGGACCGGGAGGAACACTGGCCACTGTGGCAGAATTCATGGTGAATGGTTCTCTAAGACATGTTTTACTTAGCAAGGACAG GCAGCTTGATCGCCGGAAGAGGCTCATTATTGCAATGGATGCAGCATTTGGAATGGAATATTTACATTCAAAGAATATTGtacattttgatttgaaatgtgACAATTTGCTTGTCAACTTGAAAGATCCTTTACGACCCATTTGCAAG GTTGGCGATTTTGGCTTGTCAAAGATTAAAAGAAATACCTTGGTTACTGGTGGTGTGAGGGGAACCCTTCCTTGGATGGCTCCAGAGCTCTTGAATGGTAGCAGTAGCAAGGTTTCTGAAAAG GTTGATGTGTTCTCTTTTGGAATTGTCCTTTGGGAGATTCTCACTGGTGAGGAGCCTTATGCCAATATGCATTATGGAGCGATCATAG GAGGTATTGTCAATAACACTTTGAGGCCCCTGGTTCCAAGCTCCTGTGACTATGAATGGAGATTACTAATGGAACAATGTTGGGCTCCAGATCCCGTGGCACGCCCATCATTTACAGAGATAGCTAGACGATTACGGGTTATGTCTGCAGCATGCCAGACTAAATCACATGCACAGAATCAGGTAGCCAAGTAA